A genomic region of Microlunatus sagamiharensis contains the following coding sequences:
- the purM gene encoding phosphoribosylformylglycinamidine cyclo-ligase encodes MTGPAASPGGPSAYAAAGVDIEAGDRAVELMKGWVAKTRRPEVMSGLGGFAGLFDAAPLARMAHPVLATSTDGVGTKVAVAQAMGVHDTIGFDLVGMVVDDLVVCGAEPLFMTDYVACGRVVPERIAAIVKGIAEACAEAGCALLGGETAEHPGLLAPDDYDVAGAATGVVERDRILGPDRVRPGDVVLAMESSGLHSNGYSLVRHVLREAGWGYDRHVDELGRTVGEELLVPTRIYSRDCLALIDAVEVHAMSHVTGGGLANNLARVVPDSCTVTIERSTWSPAPVFGMVRDLGGVSEPDLEATLNQGVGMVAVLPEAGVAEAVEVLGRRGLRAWVCGSVDAASGPDQARVRLVGAHS; translated from the coding sequence GTGACGGGCCCCGCAGCGTCGCCGGGCGGGCCGAGCGCGTACGCGGCCGCCGGCGTCGACATCGAGGCCGGCGACCGGGCCGTCGAGCTGATGAAGGGCTGGGTCGCCAAGACCCGGCGCCCCGAGGTGATGAGCGGGCTCGGCGGGTTCGCCGGGCTCTTCGACGCCGCTCCGCTGGCACGGATGGCCCACCCGGTGCTCGCGACCTCGACCGACGGCGTCGGCACCAAGGTGGCGGTGGCCCAGGCGATGGGCGTGCACGACACCATCGGCTTCGACCTCGTCGGCATGGTCGTCGACGACCTCGTGGTCTGCGGGGCCGAGCCCCTCTTCATGACCGACTACGTCGCCTGCGGCCGGGTCGTCCCCGAGCGGATCGCGGCGATCGTCAAGGGCATCGCCGAGGCGTGCGCCGAGGCCGGCTGCGCGCTGCTCGGCGGCGAGACGGCCGAGCACCCGGGCCTGCTCGCCCCTGACGACTACGACGTGGCGGGGGCCGCGACCGGCGTCGTGGAGCGCGACCGCATCCTCGGCCCGGACCGCGTGCGGCCGGGCGACGTCGTGCTGGCGATGGAGTCGTCGGGCCTGCACTCCAACGGCTACTCGCTCGTGCGCCACGTGCTCCGCGAGGCCGGCTGGGGCTACGACCGCCACGTCGACGAGCTCGGGCGCACCGTCGGCGAGGAGCTGCTCGTGCCCACGCGCATCTACTCGCGCGACTGCCTGGCGCTGATCGACGCCGTCGAGGTGCACGCGATGAGCCACGTCACCGGTGGCGGTCTCGCGAACAACCTGGCGCGGGTCGTGCCGGACTCGTGCACGGTGACGATCGAGCGCTCGACGTGGTCCCCGGCCCCGGTCTTCGGGATGGTCCGCGACCTCGGCGGGGTGAGCGAGCCCGACCTCGAGGCCACGCTCAACCAGGGCGTCGGGATGGTCGCCGTGCTGCCGGAGGCGGGCGTGGCGGAGGCCGTCGAGGTGCTCGGACGCCGCGGGCTGCGGGCGTGGGTGTGCGGCTCCGTGGACGCCGCGAGCGGTCCCGACCAGGCCCGCGTACGCCTGGTCGGCGCGCACTCCTGA
- the purF gene encoding amidophosphoribosyltransferase — protein MPGGDGLLNHDLDPQDRGPQDACGVFGVWAPREEVAKLAYFGLYALQHRGQESAGIAVVKGSQTMVFKDMGLVSQVFNESTLESLGGAHLAIGHCRYSTTGASVWQNAQPTFRSTATGGLSLGHNGNLTNTLELQSWLAERDTDDSLVPGSLLHEATTDTALITALMATFPGSSTEEAAMQVLPRLRGAFCLVFMDDHTLYAARDPQGIRPLVLGRLESGWVVASETAALDIVGASFVREVAPGELISIDENGLRTRSFATPDPKGCLFEYVYLARPDTLINGSRLHSVRVEVGRTLAGEHPAEADLVIPVPESGTPAAIGYAEASGIPYGQGLVKNSYVGRTFIQPSQTIRQLGIRLKLNPLRDVIAGKRLVVVDDSIVRGNTQRALVRMLREAGAAEVHVRISSPPVKWPCFYGIDFASRAELIATGLTDEEICRSIGADSLGYVSLDGLVAATNRGKDQLCRACFDGVYPVELPLAERLGKSILEDGARQEGRTDVDGLETAVAGVGAADALSRP, from the coding sequence GTGCCTGGTGGAGACGGCCTGCTGAACCACGACCTCGACCCTCAGGACCGCGGTCCTCAGGACGCCTGCGGCGTCTTCGGGGTCTGGGCTCCCCGGGAGGAGGTCGCCAAGCTCGCCTACTTCGGGCTCTACGCGCTGCAGCACCGCGGCCAGGAGTCCGCGGGCATCGCGGTGGTCAAGGGCAGCCAGACCATGGTCTTCAAGGACATGGGGCTGGTCAGCCAGGTCTTCAACGAGTCGACGCTCGAGTCGCTCGGCGGGGCGCACCTGGCCATCGGCCACTGCCGCTACTCCACGACCGGCGCGAGCGTCTGGCAGAACGCGCAGCCGACCTTCCGCAGCACCGCGACCGGCGGCCTCTCGCTCGGCCACAACGGCAACCTCACCAACACCCTCGAGCTGCAGTCGTGGCTCGCCGAGCGCGACACCGACGACTCGCTCGTCCCCGGTTCGCTGCTCCACGAGGCGACGACCGACACCGCGCTCATCACCGCGCTGATGGCGACCTTCCCGGGCTCCAGCACCGAGGAGGCCGCGATGCAGGTGCTCCCGCGGCTGCGCGGCGCCTTCTGCCTCGTCTTCATGGACGACCACACCCTCTACGCCGCCCGCGATCCCCAGGGCATCCGGCCGCTGGTGCTGGGCCGGCTGGAGTCAGGCTGGGTCGTCGCGAGCGAGACCGCGGCCCTCGACATCGTCGGCGCCTCCTTCGTCCGCGAGGTGGCACCCGGCGAGCTCATCAGCATCGACGAGAACGGGCTGCGCACCCGCAGCTTCGCCACGCCCGACCCCAAGGGCTGCCTCTTCGAGTACGTCTACCTCGCCCGGCCCGACACCCTGATCAACGGCAGCCGGCTGCACTCGGTCCGCGTCGAGGTCGGCCGGACGCTGGCTGGTGAGCACCCGGCCGAGGCCGACCTGGTCATCCCGGTGCCGGAGTCGGGCACGCCGGCCGCGATCGGCTACGCCGAGGCGTCGGGGATCCCGTACGGGCAGGGCCTGGTCAAGAACTCCTACGTCGGGCGCACCTTCATCCAGCCCAGCCAGACGATCCGCCAGCTCGGCATCCGGCTCAAGCTCAACCCGCTGCGCGACGTGATCGCCGGCAAGCGCCTGGTCGTCGTCGACGACTCGATCGTGCGCGGCAACACCCAGCGCGCCCTGGTGCGGATGCTCCGCGAGGCCGGCGCGGCCGAGGTGCACGTCCGCATCTCCTCTCCGCCGGTGAAGTGGCCGTGCTTCTACGGCATCGACTTCGCCTCGCGCGCCGAGCTGATCGCCACCGGGCTGACCGACGAGGAGATCTGCCGCTCGATCGGCGCCGACTCGCTCGGCTACGTCAGCCTCGACGGGCTGGTCGCGGCGACGAACCGCGGCAAGGACCAGCTCTGCCGGGCCTGCTTCGACGGGGTCTACCCGGTCGAGCTGCCGCTGGCCGAGCGGCTCGGCAAGAGCATCCTCGAGGACGGCGCCCGCCAGGAGGGCCGCACCGACGTGGACGGCCTCGAGACCGCCGTCGCGGGCGTGGGTGCCGCCGACGCGCTGAGCCGGCCGTGA